A genomic segment from Pseudomonas sp. S09G 359 encodes:
- a CDS encoding transporter substrate-binding domain-containing protein, translated as MSVKTLAALGLALCAGFAQADATLDKIQQRHAISVGVILSGPPFGTIDPKTGEHLGYNVELAKGIGQALGVETKTVSVLAPNRVQFLQQGKVDILIANMQFTEERAEILDYVPTPYEEVGGAALIRKGAGITQWADLKDKPVCVSQGSNFIKPLQETYGAQIKAFRSQSESLLSLRGNGCVAAVHVSPTMHALLGDAEWAGYEIPLPGDLIPSKSVIWIRKGEHDTQAKLDAIVREWHKSGFLIALGERTGMAPSQALRDLHEQYSHE; from the coding sequence ATGTCTGTGAAAACCCTTGCCGCACTCGGCCTGGCCCTGTGCGCCGGCTTCGCCCAGGCTGACGCCACCCTCGACAAAATCCAGCAGCGCCACGCGATCAGCGTCGGCGTGATCCTCAGTGGCCCGCCGTTCGGGACTATTGACCCCAAGACGGGCGAGCACCTGGGCTACAACGTCGAACTGGCCAAGGGCATCGGCCAGGCCCTGGGTGTCGAGACCAAGACCGTCTCGGTACTGGCGCCCAACCGCGTGCAGTTTTTGCAGCAGGGCAAGGTCGACATCCTGATCGCCAATATGCAGTTTACCGAAGAGCGCGCCGAGATCCTCGACTACGTGCCCACGCCTTACGAAGAAGTCGGTGGCGCAGCGTTGATTCGCAAGGGTGCCGGCATCACCCAATGGGCCGACCTCAAGGACAAGCCGGTGTGCGTGTCCCAGGGCAGCAACTTTATCAAGCCGCTGCAGGAAACCTACGGTGCGCAGATCAAGGCGTTCCGCAGCCAGTCCGAATCGCTGTTGTCGCTGCGTGGCAATGGCTGCGTGGCGGCAGTGCACGTCAGCCCGACCATGCATGCGCTGCTCGGGGATGCGGAGTGGGCCGGGTATGAAATACCGCTGCCGGGTGACTTGATCCCGTCGAAATCGGTGATCTGGATTCGCAAAGGCGAGCACGACACCCAGGCCAAGCTCGATGCCATCGTGCGTGAGTGGCATAAAAGCGGTTTCCTGATTGCCCTCGGCGAGCGCACCGGCATGGCGCCGTCCCAGGCCCTGCGTGACCTGCACGAGCAGTACAGCCATGAGTGA
- a CDS encoding transporter substrate-binding domain-containing protein — protein MKFKKWLPVALGSMLALGGSVAAQADATLDKIEQRHVLVVGVLLSGGPFGSIDPATQQPKGLNVDLANELGRQLKAQVQLVPVLPANRVQFLQQGKVDLLIANMEWTAERGEILGFVPTPFYRIGGAAAVLKDSKIARWEDLKDQPVCTSQGSSYVKPLTEFGAQLKAFKSSSESLLALRGNNCVAAVHDSTLINPLVNDSAEWKDYRVIGPELNPAPSVIWTRRGESDTQAKLDPIVKELHRSGWLIEAQTRNRISPASPALVELQQQFKGA, from the coding sequence ATGAAATTCAAGAAATGGTTGCCGGTGGCCCTGGGGTCGATGCTCGCCTTGGGCGGCAGTGTGGCGGCGCAGGCCGATGCGACCCTGGACAAAATCGAGCAGCGCCACGTGCTGGTGGTGGGGGTGTTGTTGTCCGGCGGGCCGTTCGGCAGCATCGACCCGGCCACGCAACAGCCCAAGGGCTTGAATGTGGACCTGGCCAACGAACTCGGGCGCCAGCTCAAGGCCCAGGTGCAGCTGGTGCCGGTACTGCCGGCCAACCGCGTGCAGTTCCTGCAACAGGGTAAGGTCGATTTGCTCATCGCCAATATGGAATGGACCGCCGAGCGCGGTGAAATCCTCGGCTTTGTGCCGACGCCGTTCTATCGCATCGGTGGCGCCGCTGCGGTGCTCAAGGACAGCAAGATCGCCCGCTGGGAAGACCTCAAGGACCAGCCGGTATGCACCTCCCAGGGCAGCAGCTACGTCAAGCCGCTGACCGAATTCGGCGCCCAGCTCAAGGCCTTCAAGAGTTCTTCCGAATCGCTGCTGGCCCTGCGCGGCAACAACTGTGTAGCGGCGGTGCATGACTCCACGTTGATCAACCCGCTGGTCAATGACAGCGCCGAGTGGAAGGACTACCGCGTGATTGGCCCCGAACTCAACCCGGCGCCTTCGGTGATCTGGACGCGTCGCGGCGAAAGCGACACCCAGGCCAAACTCGACCCGATCGTCAAGGAACTGCACCGCAGCGGCTGGCTGATCGAAGCCCAGACCCGCAACCGCATCAGCCCGGCCTCGCCGGCATTGGTGGAATTGCAGCAACAGTTCAAGGGCGCCTGA
- a CDS encoding FAD-binding oxidoreductase produces the protein MSDALFATLQQLLGAAHVQTSDEAAHYLTDKQGRYSGRVIAAVHPANTEEVAAVVRACVALKAPIVVQGGNTGLMAGATPDASGRAVLLLLDRMNRVRNIDTDNDTLTVEAGCILQTIQDVAREADRLFPLSLGAEGSCTIGGNLGTNAGGTAVLRYGNTRELTLGLEVVTAEGEIWHGLRGLRKDNTGYDLRDLYIGSEGTLGIITAATLKLFPLPKAQATALLAFDALAQAVAFLSHARAGFGASLTAFELLSADCLALLREQFPDGPQPFNAASQPWFALIELSDNHGESHAREAFEHVLGEAFEHALLSDALIAESLTQSQALWLLRENMSEAQKRAGRNMKHDISVPISQVVAFVAHTDALLQQHFPGVRNFTFGHLGDGNLHYNVAHPLQSTVDAHMAHYAELSALVHDSAHAHGGSISAEHGIGQRKVGLLGRYKSAVELDLMRRIKQALDPHNLLNPGKVLEVQP, from the coding sequence ATGAGTGATGCGTTGTTCGCCACCTTGCAACAACTGCTCGGCGCGGCCCATGTACAAACCAGCGATGAAGCGGCGCATTACCTCACCGACAAGCAGGGCCGCTACAGCGGCCGGGTGATTGCGGCAGTGCACCCGGCCAACACGGAAGAAGTCGCGGCAGTGGTGCGCGCCTGTGTGGCATTGAAGGCGCCGATCGTGGTGCAAGGCGGCAATACCGGGCTGATGGCCGGCGCCACACCCGATGCCAGCGGGCGTGCGGTGTTGCTGCTGCTCGACCGCATGAACCGGGTGCGCAACATCGATACCGACAACGATACCCTCACGGTGGAAGCCGGCTGCATCCTGCAGACCATCCAGGACGTGGCTCGCGAGGCGGATCGCCTGTTTCCGCTGAGCCTGGGCGCGGAGGGCAGTTGCACCATCGGCGGCAACCTGGGCACCAATGCCGGCGGCACCGCAGTGCTGCGCTATGGCAACACCCGCGAACTGACCCTCGGGCTTGAAGTGGTGACGGCCGAAGGGGAGATATGGCACGGCCTGCGTGGCTTGCGCAAGGACAACACCGGCTACGATCTGCGCGATTTGTACATCGGCAGCGAAGGCACCCTGGGCATTATCACCGCGGCGACCTTGAAGCTGTTCCCGTTACCCAAGGCCCAAGCCACCGCGCTGCTCGCGTTTGATGCGTTGGCGCAGGCCGTTGCATTCCTGTCCCATGCCCGGGCCGGGTTTGGCGCCAGCCTTACCGCGTTTGAGTTGCTGAGTGCCGATTGCCTGGCACTGCTGCGTGAGCAATTTCCAGACGGCCCGCAGCCCTTCAATGCGGCCAGCCAGCCCTGGTTTGCCTTGATCGAACTGTCGGATAACCACGGCGAAAGCCATGCGCGCGAGGCCTTCGAGCACGTCCTTGGCGAAGCCTTTGAACACGCGCTGTTAAGTGATGCGCTGATCGCCGAAAGCCTGACGCAAAGCCAAGCCCTGTGGCTGCTGCGCGAGAACATGAGCGAGGCGCAGAAACGCGCCGGGCGCAATATGAAGCACGATATCTCGGTACCGATTTCCCAGGTGGTGGCCTTCGTTGCCCATACCGACGCCTTGCTCCAGCAGCATTTCCCTGGCGTGCGCAACTTCACTTTCGGCCATTTGGGCGATGGCAACCTGCATTACAACGTGGCCCATCCGCTGCAATCGACGGTGGACGCGCATATGGCCCACTACGCCGAGCTGAGTGCCCTGGTGCATGACAGCGCGCACGCCCACGGCGGTTCGATCAGCGCCGAACACGGCATCGGCCAGCGCAAGGTCGGCCTGCTCGGCCGTTATAAAAGTGCCGTGGAGCTGGACCTGATGCGCCGTATCAAGCAGGCCCTTGACCCGCATAACCTGCTCAATCCCGGCAAAGTCCTTGAGGTACAGCCATGA
- a CDS encoding amino acid ABC transporter permease, with translation MMELFVHWAAGIGLNYTFLLDAYQRGSLVQGALTTGLLCLFTIIGSLLAGISLAAMLTSGNPWLAKPARVFIEVTRNTPTLVQLYCAFLVLNMLLTQAVGAANPLTPFAWVVIVISLHKGAFHAEALRAGIEAVPTVTLEAASSLAFSSRQLLWNVQLPLALRFALPSLINNLIDLVKMTAVASAIAVGDITYAAIMIWTQSDNVLELMILILGFFGLLSFIVNCVGRWLEARLRMPGYGH, from the coding sequence ATGATGGAATTGTTCGTCCACTGGGCCGCTGGTATCGGCCTCAATTACACCTTCCTGCTCGACGCCTACCAGCGCGGCAGCCTGGTCCAGGGCGCGTTGACCACCGGCCTGCTGTGCCTGTTCACCATCATCGGCAGCCTGCTGGCGGGCATCAGCCTGGCGGCGATGCTGACTTCGGGCAACCCGTGGCTGGCCAAGCCGGCGCGGGTGTTTATCGAAGTCACGCGCAATACGCCGACCCTGGTGCAGCTGTACTGCGCGTTCCTGGTGCTGAACATGCTGCTGACCCAGGCCGTCGGCGCCGCTAACCCGCTCACGCCGTTTGCCTGGGTGGTCATCGTGATTTCGCTGCACAAGGGCGCATTCCATGCCGAGGCCTTGCGCGCCGGGATTGAAGCGGTGCCCACGGTAACACTGGAAGCCGCCAGCTCCCTGGCCTTCAGCAGCCGCCAATTATTGTGGAATGTGCAACTGCCGCTGGCGCTGCGTTTCGCCTTGCCGTCGCTGATCAACAACCTGATCGACCTGGTGAAGATGACCGCCGTGGCCTCGGCCATTGCCGTGGGCGACATCACCTACGCGGCGATCATGATCTGGACCCAGAGCGACAACGTGCTGGAGCTGATGATCCTGATCCTGGGCTTTTTCGGCCTGCTGAGTTTTATCGTCAATTGTGTGGGGCGCTGGCTGGAAGCGCGCCTGAGGATGCCCGGCTATGGCCATTGA
- a CDS encoding aminotransferase class I/II-fold pyridoxal phosphate-dependent enzyme has product MTVRLSRRVQRVSLSANAAAKSRATELREAGRDILDLTTGEPDFDTPEHIKKAAYAAIAGGATKYTPTPGVKALRLAVQRKLAEENQLDYPLASIVIANGAKQIIFNAFAATLDDGDQVLVPTPYWPSFPDSVRFNGGEPVFIECGLEQGCKLLPAQLEQHISARTRWLILNGPGNPSGAVYSAAELQALAAVLRRHPQVLVLLDELYEHIRFDGRPAQSLLNVAPDLQDRCLLVGGVSKTYAMTGWRIGFGAGPRILTDAMAVVQSQSTSGASSVGQAAALAAYSGGLEFLGEQVAAYQLRRDILLAALKNVEGLEVLEPQGGFFVFVRCAGLLGRQRPDGQRIDNDADVVAWLLEAGVAGVAGSAYGLSPWFRLSIATATDSVAEAGRRIAAACEQLQ; this is encoded by the coding sequence ATGACCGTCCGCCTGTCCCGGCGCGTGCAGCGGGTGTCGCTGTCGGCCAACGCCGCCGCCAAATCCCGCGCCACTGAATTGCGTGAAGCCGGCCGCGATATCCTCGACCTCACCACCGGCGAGCCGGATTTCGATACCCCCGAACACATCAAGAAAGCCGCCTATGCCGCCATCGCGGGCGGCGCCACCAAGTACACGCCGACGCCCGGCGTCAAAGCCCTGCGCCTTGCCGTGCAACGCAAACTGGCCGAGGAAAACCAGCTGGACTACCCGCTGGCATCCATCGTGATCGCCAACGGCGCCAAGCAGATTATCTTCAATGCCTTTGCCGCCACCCTGGATGACGGTGATCAAGTGCTGGTGCCGACGCCGTACTGGCCGTCGTTCCCGGACAGCGTGCGCTTCAACGGTGGCGAGCCGGTGTTCATCGAGTGCGGCCTGGAACAGGGCTGCAAGCTGCTGCCGGCGCAGTTGGAGCAGCACATCAGTGCGCGCACCCGCTGGCTGATTCTGAATGGCCCCGGCAACCCCAGCGGCGCGGTGTACAGCGCAGCCGAGTTGCAGGCGTTGGCTGCGGTGCTGCGTCGCCATCCTCAGGTGTTGGTGCTGTTGGACGAGCTGTACGAACACATCCGCTTCGATGGCCGCCCGGCCCAGAGCCTGCTCAATGTTGCTCCGGACTTGCAGGACCGTTGCCTGCTGGTGGGCGGTGTGTCCAAGACCTATGCCATGACCGGCTGGCGCATCGGCTTCGGCGCTGGGCCCAGAATCCTTACTGACGCGATGGCTGTGGTTCAGTCGCAATCCACTTCCGGCGCTTCTTCGGTAGGGCAGGCGGCTGCATTGGCGGCGTACAGCGGCGGGCTGGAGTTTCTCGGGGAGCAGGTCGCGGCCTATCAGTTGCGTCGGGACATTTTGCTCGCGGCGTTGAAAAACGTCGAAGGCCTGGAAGTCCTCGAACCCCAAGGTGGCTTCTTCGTATTTGTGCGTTGCGCCGGCTTGCTGGGGCGCCAGCGCCCGGACGGCCAGCGCATCGACAACGACGCTGATGTGGTCGCCTGGCTGCTGGAAGCGGGCGTGGCCGGTGTCGCGGGCAGTGCCTATGGGCTGTCGCCGTGGTTCCGTTTGTCCATCGCCACCGCGACCGACAGCGTAGCCGAGGCCGGGCGGCGCATCGCCGCCGCCTGCGAGCAATTGCAATGA
- a CDS encoding amino acid ABC transporter permease encodes MAIDSFPVLSALWQWSPALIAGFGQNILISLLAIAIGSVLGLLIGALALSPLGFVARLWVQVFRNAPWLVLIYFTTYVFPFEIHIGNSYVSFPDWVKVTIGLALPASANVAEIFRGAIGSIPSTQWEAARSLAFTRGQLFRSIILPQCFKRMLPPWMNLYAVVTMGTALASLVGVHDVIDTAQIASNTVNMTGFTVLIYLSLLVLFFAYCYPISRLTQHLERRYAFY; translated from the coding sequence ATGGCCATTGATTCATTCCCGGTGCTGTCGGCCTTATGGCAGTGGTCGCCCGCCCTGATTGCCGGTTTTGGCCAGAACATTCTGATCAGCCTGTTGGCTATTGCCATCGGTTCGGTACTGGGCCTGCTGATTGGCGCGCTGGCGTTGTCGCCCCTGGGCTTCGTGGCGCGGCTGTGGGTGCAGGTATTTCGCAATGCGCCGTGGCTGGTGTTGATCTACTTCACCACCTACGTGTTTCCGTTCGAGATTCATATCGGCAACAGCTACGTATCGTTCCCCGATTGGGTCAAGGTCACGATCGGGCTGGCCTTGCCGGCCAGTGCCAACGTGGCGGAGATATTCCGTGGCGCCATCGGCTCAATCCCCAGCACCCAGTGGGAAGCCGCGCGCTCGCTGGCGTTTACCCGGGGCCAGTTGTTCCGTTCGATCATCCTGCCGCAGTGTTTCAAGCGCATGTTGCCGCCGTGGATGAACCTCTACGCGGTGGTCACCATGGGCACCGCGCTGGCCTCCCTGGTGGGTGTGCATGACGTGATCGACACCGCGCAGATCGCCAGCAACACCGTGAACATGACCGGTTTTACCGTACTGATCTACCTGAGCCTGCTGGTGCTGTTCTTTGCCTACTGCTACCCGATTTCCCGCCTGACCCAACACCTGGAGCGTCGTTATGCCTTCTATTGA
- a CDS encoding LysR substrate-binding domain-containing protein, whose product MSTLDLELLRTFIAVVDHHSFAEAGTHLARTQSSVTQHMQRLEQQVGVSLFEKRGRQKQLTEPGMQLLRHARQMLSLNDDALNSLRESSLSGVLRIGSPHDIADTILPPILSHIARSAPRLRLEIDVGRSPFLMDDLHRGKVDMVISTRADPNLEGFALRTSPVWWICSAQYIHSPSEPLPLILVDEPSIYRRYALEALERANIAWRQAYLASNLIGIKAATRAGLGVTPRSMEMLGPDMRVLGETDGLPRLPDVTYYLWIRPNTANPIARKAYDLIRASQGL is encoded by the coding sequence ATGTCCACCCTCGACCTTGAACTGCTGCGCACCTTTATCGCGGTGGTCGACCACCACAGCTTCGCCGAAGCCGGCACGCACCTGGCGCGTACCCAGTCGTCTGTGACCCAACATATGCAGCGGCTGGAGCAACAGGTTGGCGTGAGCCTGTTCGAGAAACGCGGCCGGCAAAAACAGCTGACCGAGCCGGGCATGCAGTTGCTGCGTCATGCACGGCAGATGCTCTCGCTGAACGATGACGCGTTGAATTCCCTGCGTGAAAGCAGCCTCAGTGGCGTGCTGCGCATCGGCTCGCCCCACGATATCGCCGACACCATCCTGCCGCCGATCCTCAGCCATATCGCCCGCTCCGCGCCGCGCCTGCGCCTGGAGATAGACGTGGGCCGCAGCCCGTTCCTGATGGACGACCTGCACCGTGGCAAGGTCGACATGGTGATTTCCACCCGCGCCGACCCGAACCTGGAAGGCTTTGCGCTGCGCACCTCGCCGGTGTGGTGGATCTGCTCGGCGCAGTACATTCACTCGCCGAGCGAACCACTGCCGCTGATCCTGGTGGACGAGCCGAGCATCTACCGGCGCTACGCCCTGGAGGCGCTGGAGCGGGCAAATATTGCCTGGCGCCAGGCGTACCTGGCGTCGAACCTGATCGGTATCAAGGCCGCCACCCGTGCGGGGTTGGGTGTGACCCCGCGCAGCATGGAAATGCTCGGTCCGGATATGCGCGTGCTGGGTGAAACAGACGGGCTGCCACGGCTGCCGGACGTCACCTATTACCTGTGGATTCGTCCGAACACGGCCAACCCGATTGCGCGCAAGGCCTATGACTTGATTCGTGCCAGCCAGGGCTTATAG